The Betaproteobacteria bacterium DNA segment CGTATGCATCCGAGGTGCCGATGACGCTGGCCTCGAGATCGTCGTCGACTCGCCGAAACCAGATCTGATCGTACTCGATTCCGGTGAGAAACACGGCACGGTCGGTGTTGCCCGACGTCGAGTCGTTCTCGACGATGGTATCGGTGCCGTAGCCAGGGCCGAGCACGTAAGTGTCGTTACCCAGGCCGCCCACGAGCGTGTCGGCACCGCCGAGACCATCGAGGCGATCGTCACCCGCCCCGCCGGCGAGCCTGTTGTTTGCGCCATTCCCCGTGAGCACGTTGGCGAGATCATTGCCGGTTCCGTTGATCGCACGCTCACCGGTGAGGGTCAGGTTTTCGAGGTTCTCGTCGAGCGTGTAGCCGACGCTTGCGAGGACGCTATCCGTGCCTTCGTCAGCGTACTCGATCACGAGGTCGGCCCCTTGCGCGACGATGTAGGTATCGTCGCCCCGCCCACCCGACATCTCGTCTGCACCACCGCGGCCGTCGAGCCAGTTGTTGCCGGCATTGCCGATGAGAATGTTAGGAAGATTGTTTCCTGTTCCGCTGAAATCACCGGTACCGGTCAGCGTCAGGTTCTCGATGTGCTTGCCCAGGGACCAGCTCTGACCGGCGACGACGGTGTCCACACCCTGCCCCAGGCGCTCGGTCACGAGGTCGCCGGCACCGACGAAGTAAGTGTCGTCGCCGGGGCCGCCGGCGAGCGTGTCCGGACGGGAACCCCCACGCAGGAAGTCGTCACCGTCGGAGCCGAGGATGTGCCGCGGTGCATTCTCAAGCACAAGCACCTGCCGGATCGTGAACTCGGTGCCGTCAGCGAATGCGAACACTTCGACGCCAGTGCCGATCGGGTCGTCGGCACGCGCGAGCGTGATCGTAATCCGGTCGCCATCCGGATGATCGAGATAGAGAAGGTCTGGCTTTCCGTCAGCCTGACTTATCGAGACCGTCAGCGCCTCGGGATGCCACGTTTCCGCGAGTTCCACGCGGTCGACCCACACCGCATTGCCGTAGTACGGCTCGATCGCCGCGTAGTCATTGCCCGCGATGATGGGCAGCGGCGGCAGCGGCTCGACATAGACGAAGCGATCGAGATAGTGACTTTCCTCCCGAGCTATCTCCGCCTCATATCGCTCGATCTTCTTTCGCACATCGTACGCGGTATCTCCCAATACAGTGGGTGGATCACCCGTCCCATCCCATGCGAGGAGGACGGCATATTCCTCACGGGCGCGTTCCAACCAGTATCTGGGTGAGTGCAGAACCCACTCGAGACCGTCTTGCGGACTATCGAAGAGCACCGGTACTTCACCGATATCGAGTCCGAATTCGGCGAATGCCACACGGTCAAGGTACGATCCCCCTCCCCTCTCACGCACTTCCAGGTCGCTGAAGTTGGAAGTATTGAAGTAGGTATGCCGGTAGCGGTCGAAGTCCTCGCCAGTATCGGTGATCCAATCGCTACCTTCCCCAACGCGGGCGTAAGTATCGGCACCGGCACCACCCGACAATTCGTCCCGGCCCGCCCCGCCGATGAGAATGTCGTTCCCAGCGCCGCCCACCAGCGAGTCGTTGCCCTTGTTTCCGTACAACAGACTACCCAGACGCCCATAGCCGCGGGTCGCATCGGTCAGCACATACGCGGGTTCGTCATCAACGACAATGAGATCGGCACCCGCCCCGCCGTCGATTACGCTGTAGTCCGACGCCCGAATCAAGTTGTCGCCGGCACCACCGCGAATTTCCTCGATGTTGAGGTATGCAGTCTCGTACGTGGTCGCGTTCGTGATCCGTACCACGCTTTCCACCGGAACGTAGCGTGCAACCGCAGACACGTCGGTCGACCCGGACGTTTCTGGAACCCAGAAACCTTGCAGCGACGACGCTTGCATCGACGAGTAGTCACCAGCAGCGCGAGACACCCCAATACCAGACTCGGGCATCGTCGTCGCAGAGACGGCCCCGGATGCCGGCACGAACCTCCAGCCAATGCCAGTCTGTTTCAGCGCCTTTGTCACACCCTGTGAGCCAGGCTTAACCGACACGACGTGCAGTTCCGTTTGGCTCGATTCCGAGCGCGTATCTGCCTCAAACGCCGGCGAAGTACGTTGGATCATGGAGTCGTCGCTCGCCCGCTGCACTATGCGAATCCCGTAACGGGAATAGGTCGTGTGCGTGTACGTTCCCTCCCCGTCGTAAACAGTGCCGGAAACTTGAAATTCATCGGGGCCGGTGCTCCCGAATCC contains these protein-coding regions:
- a CDS encoding Ig family protein, producing the protein MSGGRGDDTYIVAQGADLVIEYADEGTDSVLASVGYTLDENLENLTLTGERAINGTGNDLANVLTGNGANNRLAGGAGDDRLDGLGGADTLVGGLGNDTYVLGPGYGTDTIVENDSTSGNTDRAVFLTGIEYDQIWFRRVDDDLEASVIGTSDAYVLRDWYRSAARRVERFETMDGDRILLHSQVQTLVDAMAGFTPPAPGLTTLPLDY